A genomic stretch from uncultured Pseudodesulfovibrio sp. includes:
- a CDS encoding ATP-binding protein, whose translation MMPSSYKKLRWTLVLITLSLSLIPLFALGYAIHAEFSQSYEEKLTSNLRLVTGNKRDAIDMFLTERVMQLQLLADMHSFKDMTDQNYLSSVFNIVQQTSHSFIDIGVIGQDGNHEAYCGPFDLKDVNYKDEPWFNQVMLKGLYISDVFMGFRNFPHFIIAVKRREGGSTWILRATIDSDVFTSLVRNVRFGRQGDAYLVNKDYALQTPSRFGGKVLSQAELPEYHGESDVEIINWKKDGTPLVAGITPLAHAGWRLIIIENPEEELSPLLRTQSLIFMLLSICALMVFIGAYISVASVVAKLKASDRERAAMDAAVMQSSKMASLGKLAAGVAHEINNPLSIIRESAGWIRDIINDGELGEGAAVDDLQEATDDIDRHVERARTVTHRMLGFARRMEPLHEDVDLNMLALQTFSFLENETRHRNIEVVRNFDQDLPFITTDSNQVQQVMLNLLENAIDAIGENGSISMTTRGEKDKVVVEIEDSGEGIPEEHINKVFDPFFTTKATGEGTGLGLSIVYTTLKKLGGTINVRSKRGQGTVFVISLPLTCPYFPDCQEEA comes from the coding sequence ATGATGCCTTCATCATACAAGAAGCTGCGGTGGACACTTGTTCTTATCACACTGAGTCTCTCTCTCATTCCTCTGTTTGCGCTCGGGTATGCCATTCATGCCGAATTCAGTCAGTCGTATGAAGAAAAACTGACAAGTAATCTGCGGCTTGTGACTGGCAACAAGCGGGATGCCATCGACATGTTTTTGACCGAGCGGGTCATGCAGTTGCAGCTTCTCGCCGATATGCATTCGTTTAAAGACATGACGGATCAAAACTATCTGAGTTCAGTTTTCAACATAGTCCAACAGACTTCACATTCTTTCATAGATATAGGCGTTATCGGACAGGACGGAAATCATGAAGCATATTGCGGCCCATTCGATCTCAAGGACGTCAACTACAAGGACGAACCCTGGTTCAATCAGGTCATGCTCAAGGGGCTGTATATCAGTGACGTCTTCATGGGATTCAGAAATTTTCCGCATTTCATCATAGCGGTCAAACGGCGAGAGGGTGGTTCAACATGGATTCTCCGGGCCACCATTGATTCGGACGTGTTTACGTCTCTCGTTCGTAATGTCCGTTTCGGCAGGCAGGGGGACGCCTACCTCGTCAACAAGGATTATGCACTTCAAACTCCTTCCCGTTTCGGTGGCAAGGTGCTGTCTCAGGCTGAACTCCCGGAATATCACGGTGAAAGTGATGTGGAGATCATCAATTGGAAAAAGGACGGCACGCCGCTTGTTGCCGGAATAACGCCCCTGGCCCATGCCGGTTGGCGGCTCATTATCATCGAGAATCCCGAAGAAGAACTTTCTCCGCTTTTGCGGACGCAGTCACTCATATTCATGCTGCTTTCCATCTGTGCGCTGATGGTTTTCATCGGGGCGTACATTTCTGTTGCTTCGGTGGTCGCCAAACTCAAAGCGTCGGATCGGGAACGGGCGGCCATGGATGCGGCTGTCATGCAGTCGAGCAAGATGGCTTCTCTTGGGAAACTGGCTGCCGGAGTCGCCCATGAAATCAACAACCCGCTTTCCATCATTCGTGAGAGTGCCGGATGGATACGGGATATCATCAATGACGGCGAACTTGGTGAAGGTGCGGCCGTGGATGATCTTCAAGAGGCAACAGACGACATAGACCGTCATGTGGAAAGGGCGCGCACCGTTACGCACCGGATGCTTGGGTTCGCTCGTCGTATGGAGCCGCTTCATGAAGATGTTGATCTCAACATGTTGGCTCTGCAAACGTTTTCATTTCTTGAAAATGAAACTCGCCATCGAAATATCGAAGTTGTGCGTAACTTTGATCAGGACCTTCCGTTCATCACGACCGATTCGAACCAGGTACAGCAGGTCATGCTGAATCTGCTTGAAAATGCTATTGATGCCATTGGTGAAAACGGTTCCATCTCGATGACCACCCGTGGAGAAAAAGACAAGGTGGTTGTTGAGATTGAAGATAGCGGTGAAGGGATACCCGAAGAACATATCAACAAGGTTTTCGACCCGTTTTTTACCACCAAAGCCACAGGGGAAGGGACTGGTCTCGGGTTGTCCATTGTCTATACGACGCTCAAGAAACTGGGTGGTACGATCAACGTGCGTAGCAAACGCGGGCAAGGTACTGTCTTTGTTATATCTTTGCCGTTGACCTGTCCGTATTTCCCCGACTGCCAGGAGGAAGCATGA
- a CDS encoding response regulator, translating to MTRIKVLVVDDEPDFLKLIERRLSKRNVDVAVATSGEAALESLRKSLVDVVILDVKMPGLSGIETLKEIRKRFGGLAVIMLTGHGSVKSGIDGMSHGAYDYILKPFSIDDLLERIRAASEHSRLKKLERGDI from the coding sequence ATGACTCGAATAAAAGTCCTCGTTGTGGATGATGAACCGGATTTTTTGAAGCTTATCGAGCGGCGTCTATCCAAGCGGAACGTTGACGTTGCTGTCGCGACCAGCGGCGAGGCCGCGCTTGAAAGCCTGCGCAAGAGTCTCGTGGATGTCGTCATTCTTGACGTCAAGATGCCCGGATTGAGCGGTATTGAAACTCTCAAGGAAATTCGCAAGCGATTTGGTGGGCTGGCTGTCATCATGCTTACCGGACACGGGTCGGTGAAGTCGGGTATCGACGGAATGAGTCATGGCGCCTACGATTATATACTCAAGCCATTTTCCATTGATGATCTGCTTGAACGAATTCGTGCGGCCAGTGAGCATTCCCGGCTGAAGAAGCTGGAGCGGGGTGATATATGA
- a CDS encoding ATP-binding protein — protein MKLLRVRRIARLGQYAYPASCLLIAAVVWKFPPRDHILLMVGIIATVTAMWLLLRTSSRWLDDATAEQSRLGKELIQSQKVLALGEISTGIAHEINNPLNIILREVELLRMQLESPPSPEEMEEIQDSLDSILGQVERCSEITHKLLDFARHRRPVSQFADINLLMEDMLSLVERESGSDSIWIVRAFDDLLPMVKTDPPLLRQVFLNLLINAVQAMGKSGVIFVSTFCEKNMVCIEVRDTGPGIPPEDIKRVFNPFYTTKPPGEGTGLGLSVSLRIVNELGGTISVKSTAGEGASFTVRIPIES, from the coding sequence ATGAAGCTCTTGCGGGTCAGAAGGATAGCACGACTTGGGCAGTATGCGTACCCTGCTTCCTGCCTGCTGATAGCCGCAGTCGTTTGGAAATTCCCGCCGCGTGACCATATTCTTCTCATGGTGGGTATTATCGCTACTGTCACCGCAATGTGGTTGCTGCTACGTACTTCTTCGCGATGGCTTGATGACGCGACGGCAGAGCAGTCCCGTTTGGGGAAAGAGCTCATTCAATCGCAGAAGGTCCTCGCTCTTGGTGAAATATCAACCGGTATCGCACATGAAATAAACAACCCCCTGAACATCATTCTGCGGGAAGTCGAACTGTTGCGCATGCAGCTCGAATCGCCACCGTCCCCGGAAGAAATGGAAGAGATTCAGGACAGCCTGGATTCCATTCTGGGGCAGGTTGAACGATGTTCGGAGATAACTCATAAACTCCTTGATTTTGCACGTCATCGTCGTCCTGTTTCTCAGTTTGCAGATATCAATCTGCTCATGGAAGACATGCTGTCTCTGGTTGAACGAGAATCCGGGAGTGACAGTATCTGGATAGTCAGGGCGTTTGACGATCTTCTTCCCATGGTGAAAACCGACCCCCCTCTCCTGCGGCAGGTTTTTTTGAACCTTCTTATCAATGCCGTGCAGGCCATGGGCAAAAGCGGTGTCATATTCGTTTCCACTTTCTGTGAAAAAAACATGGTGTGCATTGAGGTGCGAGACACTGGTCCCGGTATTCCCCCTGAAGACATAAAGCGGGTGTTCAATCCTTTTTATACGACAAAACCCCCAGGTGAAGGGACGGGCCTCGGACTGTCAGTCAGTCTGCGTATCGTCAACGAACTGGGTGGTACCATATCCGTGAAGTCCACCGCAGGTGAAGGGGCGTCCTTTACTGTTCGAATACCCATTGAATCATGA
- a CDS encoding response regulator produces the protein METIARILVVDDEERFRKSMVRILKSKGYVVDEACDGMDALNKLATGGFDVVLLDLKMPELSGEETYNEIRLQGFDVETICLTGHVSINEATQLLQRGVFDYLVKPASVEEIITAVQRAMDKKQLRNNEIEIDQLFKNPAVN, from the coding sequence ATGGAAACCATCGCACGAATTCTGGTTGTTGATGATGAAGAACGATTCCGAAAGTCCATGGTCCGAATCTTGAAATCCAAGGGGTATGTCGTGGATGAGGCCTGTGATGGCATGGATGCCCTCAACAAACTCGCGACCGGCGGATTTGATGTTGTTCTTCTTGATTTGAAAATGCCCGAACTTTCGGGAGAGGAAACCTACAATGAAATCCGCTTGCAGGGTTTTGACGTGGAAACGATCTGTCTGACAGGGCACGTCTCGATCAATGAAGCGACACAGCTCCTCCAGCGCGGGGTGTTCGATTATCTCGTGAAACCAGCTTCGGTGGAGGAAATTATTACAGCTGTGCAACGAGCAATGGATAAGAAACAACTCCGCAATAACGAGATAGAAATCGACCAGCTCTTCAAGAACCCGGCAGTGAACTGA
- a CDS encoding ATP-binding protein has product MNDFSYENMGFCYWNGALGPFNIGVVGVGNGLKVLVDIIYNELFREFLPEMKLLAVSHEGETETVLRELDGISCPVYATWAEMLDVHPEINLVVQITGNRSTRTRLRQSLPDRVSLMDHREFVFLCGLHDMALVKSNYMNHLDHQRILLQSITDEIREDIFLLDKKGLITDLNRMVWQRAGVSRKELLGKPCWHAARLRDGSVFCNELDQACPFHATLKSGKKEESLVTRINGNGLLQYYRLYAYPIYDMRGNMTHIMVMHRDITERTHREKFQHQRDKFAIIGEMSTYLAHEIRNPLFAVGGFANSLLKSTNLDEKDREKAQIIVDETQRLDRMLSNMLNFARPTRTKGEDVDIVIVCQDVAELMSVGYGKQGYTIELKASSLPPVKGEADALKQCLVNIIKNSIEAMPDGGSILLDLGLENGEVVLKVVDTGVGMVEQELGKVFNPFYSTKEDGNGLGLAMIKKIVEDFGGAVEIASKPGHGTTVSIRLLPVLDVESDCAVEGAGTSAQSEPDSLSQ; this is encoded by the coding sequence ATGAATGATTTCAGTTATGAAAATATGGGATTCTGCTACTGGAATGGCGCTTTGGGGCCGTTCAATATTGGTGTTGTCGGTGTCGGAAACGGGCTGAAAGTACTTGTAGACATTATTTATAATGAGCTTTTCAGGGAGTTCTTGCCGGAGATGAAGCTGCTCGCGGTCAGTCATGAAGGTGAAACCGAGACTGTCCTGCGGGAGCTGGATGGTATTTCCTGTCCTGTTTATGCAACCTGGGCGGAAATGCTCGACGTACACCCGGAGATTAATCTTGTTGTCCAGATCACGGGCAACCGCAGTACGCGGACTCGCTTGCGGCAATCTCTTCCGGACAGGGTTTCTCTCATGGATCATCGTGAGTTCGTGTTTCTCTGTGGTCTGCATGACATGGCCCTGGTCAAAAGCAACTACATGAATCATCTGGATCACCAACGCATACTGCTGCAATCCATTACGGATGAAATCCGGGAAGATATTTTCCTGCTCGACAAAAAAGGTCTCATTACTGATTTGAATCGAATGGTCTGGCAAAGGGCGGGTGTGTCGCGAAAGGAACTTCTGGGCAAGCCGTGCTGGCATGCGGCCAGACTGCGTGACGGTTCGGTCTTTTGTAATGAGTTGGATCAGGCATGTCCTTTTCACGCAACATTGAAAAGCGGGAAAAAAGAAGAGTCGCTGGTGACACGGATCAATGGAAACGGCTTGCTGCAATACTATCGCTTATATGCTTATCCGATCTATGACATGAGAGGTAACATGACTCACATAATGGTTATGCACCGGGATATTACGGAGCGGACACATCGTGAAAAATTCCAGCATCAGCGGGACAAGTTTGCAATAATCGGCGAGATGTCCACATATCTGGCTCATGAGATTCGCAACCCGCTGTTCGCGGTGGGAGGGTTTGCCAACTCCCTGTTGAAGTCCACCAACCTCGATGAAAAAGATCGCGAAAAGGCCCAGATTATTGTTGATGAGACCCAGCGGCTGGACCGCATGCTGAGCAACATGCTGAACTTTGCCCGCCCTACGCGTACTAAGGGAGAGGATGTGGATATCGTGATTGTCTGTCAGGATGTCGCGGAATTAATGTCTGTCGGATACGGTAAACAGGGATATACCATCGAGTTGAAAGCATCATCGTTGCCACCCGTAAAAGGCGAGGCTGATGCACTCAAGCAATGTCTCGTCAATATTATCAAGAACAGTATCGAAGCCATGCCCGACGGAGGATCAATTCTTCTTGATCTGGGATTGGAGAATGGCGAAGTCGTTCTGAAGGTCGTGGATACTGGCGTCGGAATGGTTGAGCAGGAGCTGGGAAAGGTCTTCAATCCATTCTATTCGACCAAGGAGGATGGAAATGGTCTCGGGTTGGCCATGATCAAGAAGATTGTGGAAGATTTCGGGGGCGCAGTGGAAATAGCCAGCAAACCGGGGCATGGAACAACCGTTTCCATCCGGCTGCTCCCTGTGCTTGATGTGGAGAGTGATTGTGCGGTTGAAGGAGCGGGAACCTCTGCGCAGTCGGAACCCGACAGCCTTTCCCAGTAA
- a CDS encoding molybdopterin-binding protein, whose amino-acid sequence MKTVHVHDAVGMVLCHDMTKIVPGETKGPAFKKGHVIAESDIPALLEIGKEHIYVLNLEKGSIHENEAAERISKAAVGPGITLSEVSEGRINFEASPGLLDVNIEALNRINSIEEVVLATMHNGQQVTQARPVAGTRVVPLVIDEKKIEQVEAICAEYPYVVGIRPFKHHNVGLVTTGSEVFHGRITDKFGPVIRKKFSKLGSTVMDQRLTSDDPSMTRDAILAFMAEGAEMVVVTGGMSVDPDDQTPTAIRATGAEVITYGSPTFPGVMFMIAMLDGLPILGLPGCVMYYRASIFDLVVPRLLAGEEITREDIVALGHGGFCAACDVCRYPICPFGK is encoded by the coding sequence ATGAAAACCGTTCACGTTCACGACGCTGTCGGCATGGTGCTGTGCCATGACATGACGAAGATTGTTCCCGGAGAAACCAAGGGTCCCGCCTTCAAGAAGGGACATGTGATTGCAGAGAGCGATATCCCCGCGCTTCTGGAAATTGGCAAGGAGCATATTTATGTGCTCAATCTGGAAAAGGGGAGTATCCATGAGAATGAGGCGGCGGAGCGCATTTCAAAGGCCGCTGTCGGACCCGGTATCACGCTTTCTGAAGTCAGTGAGGGTCGTATAAATTTTGAGGCTTCACCCGGTCTGCTCGATGTAAACATCGAGGCCCTGAATCGTATTAATTCCATCGAAGAAGTCGTACTCGCAACCATGCATAATGGTCAGCAGGTGACACAGGCGCGTCCTGTGGCCGGTACTCGTGTGGTTCCGTTGGTTATCGATGAGAAAAAGATAGAGCAGGTTGAGGCCATCTGTGCCGAATATCCATACGTGGTCGGCATCCGTCCCTTCAAACATCACAATGTCGGACTCGTCACCACCGGCAGCGAAGTGTTCCATGGACGTATTACGGACAAGTTCGGTCCGGTCATCCGCAAAAAGTTTTCAAAACTCGGTTCCACGGTCATGGATCAGCGTTTGACCTCTGATGATCCGTCCATGACCCGCGATGCCATTCTGGCCTTCATGGCTGAAGGTGCCGAGATGGTGGTGGTCACGGGCGGCATGTCCGTTGACCCGGACGACCAGACTCCCACGGCTATTCGTGCCACAGGGGCTGAGGTTATAACGTATGGCTCACCTACATTCCCGGGCGTCATGTTCATGATCGCCATGTTGGACGGTCTGCCTATTCTTGGTTTGCCCGGGTGCGTTATGTACTACCGGGCATCAATTTTTGATCTTGTGGTGCCTCGCCTGCTGGCCGGCGAAGAAATCACCCGTGAAGACATTGTAGCTTTGGGGCATGGCGGTTTTTGTGCGGCCTGCGACGTCTGTCGCTATCCAATTTGCCCCTTTGGAAAATAG
- a CDS encoding molybdopterin-dependent aldehyde oxidoreductase translates to MIKLNLTVNGAPKQVICEKDDKLSSILRESLGLTSVKIGCGTGQCGSCSVIVDDKLVRSCSMKMSRVKDGATILTTEGIGTPDNLHPIQMSWIANGGAQCGFCTPGFIVSSYALLLANPSPTREDIRDWFQKYRNACRCTGYKQLVDSVMDAAAVMRGDMTMDELAFQIPEDGRIWGTKYPRPTAVAKVTGTLDYGADLGIKMPEGTLKCALVQAEVSHAKILSIDTTEAEAMPGVVKVVTHKDVKGKNRITGLITFPTNKGDGWDRPILCDEKVFQYGDAIAIVCADTEKNAKAAAAKVKVELERLPEYMSAPAAMADDAIEIHPGTPNVYYIQKIAKGEETAPIFDKADVVVEGDYFTTRQPHMPIEPDVGFAYLDDDGKLCIHSKSIGLHLHLYMIAPGLGVEPENLVMVQNPTGGTFGYKFSPTMEALVGAACLATGKPVFLCYDWYQQQTYTGKRSPQFTSVRMAASKDGKLLGMETDWTVDHGPYSEFGDLLTLRGAQFIGAGYNIDNIRGEGRTVCTNHAWGAAFRGYGGPEAEFPSETLMDELAEKLGMDPLELRYKNIYREGSTTPTGCDPEVYSLPEMFDILRPKYEEAKKKTAANSTAEIKRGVGIALGVYGSGLDGPDTAEADVRLNEDGTVTVLTCWHDHGQGADMGVLGTAHESLRPLGLAPDQIHLILNDTRYCPNGGPAGGSRSQVVVGNSIKVGCEMLMSAMLKPDGSYRTYQEMIDENIDPVQHGKWTAPANDCDENGQGKPFACYMYGLCMAEVAVEIATGQTTVEKITFIADIGKVNNVLVVDGQIYGGVAQGIGLALSEDYEDIKKHSTMKGAGFPYIKQIPDDIEIIYVETPRPDGPHGASGVGEVPLCSPHPAILNGIYNACGVRIRELPALPEKVLAGLKG, encoded by the coding sequence ATGATTAAATTGAACCTCACCGTGAATGGTGCTCCCAAACAGGTGATTTGCGAAAAGGACGACAAACTTTCGTCGATCCTGCGTGAAAGCCTCGGGCTTACCAGCGTGAAAATCGGTTGTGGAACCGGACAATGCGGTAGCTGTTCCGTTATCGTCGATGACAAGCTGGTCCGCTCCTGTTCCATGAAAATGAGCAGGGTCAAGGACGGCGCAACCATTTTGACTACCGAGGGTATTGGTACTCCCGACAATCTGCATCCCATCCAGATGTCCTGGATAGCCAACGGTGGCGCTCAGTGCGGTTTCTGCACCCCGGGCTTCATTGTCTCCTCGTATGCCCTGTTGCTGGCTAATCCCAGTCCGACTCGTGAAGATATCCGCGATTGGTTCCAGAAATATCGCAACGCCTGCCGTTGCACTGGTTACAAGCAATTGGTCGACTCCGTCATGGACGCCGCCGCTGTTATGCGCGGTGACATGACCATGGATGAGCTGGCATTCCAGATTCCCGAAGATGGGCGTATCTGGGGCACCAAGTATCCCCGTCCGACCGCCGTGGCCAAGGTCACCGGCACGTTGGACTACGGTGCAGACCTCGGTATCAAGATGCCCGAAGGTACGCTCAAGTGCGCTTTGGTTCAGGCCGAAGTCTCGCATGCGAAGATCCTGTCCATCGACACTACCGAAGCCGAAGCCATGCCCGGTGTGGTCAAGGTCGTCACGCACAAGGATGTCAAAGGCAAAAACCGCATAACGGGTCTGATCACCTTCCCCACCAACAAGGGTGACGGCTGGGATCGTCCCATTCTGTGCGATGAAAAGGTCTTCCAGTACGGTGACGCCATCGCTATCGTCTGCGCTGATACCGAAAAGAATGCCAAGGCGGCTGCCGCCAAGGTCAAAGTCGAGCTGGAGCGCCTGCCCGAGTACATGAGCGCACCTGCCGCCATGGCTGACGACGCCATTGAGATTCATCCCGGCACGCCTAACGTCTATTATATCCAGAAGATTGCCAAGGGCGAGGAAACTGCTCCTATTTTCGATAAGGCCGATGTGGTTGTCGAGGGTGATTATTTCACTACCCGCCAGCCCCACATGCCCATCGAGCCGGATGTCGGATTCGCTTATCTGGATGACGACGGCAAACTGTGCATCCATTCCAAATCCATCGGTCTGCATCTGCATTTGTATATGATCGCTCCCGGCCTCGGTGTTGAGCCTGAGAACCTGGTCATGGTGCAGAATCCCACCGGCGGTACGTTCGGTTACAAGTTCTCCCCGACTATGGAAGCCTTGGTCGGTGCTGCCTGTCTGGCTACCGGCAAGCCGGTCTTCCTGTGCTATGACTGGTATCAGCAGCAGACCTACACTGGTAAGCGTTCGCCTCAGTTCACCTCCGTACGTATGGCGGCGAGCAAGGACGGCAAGCTGCTCGGCATGGAAACCGACTGGACTGTCGACCATGGTCCATACTCCGAGTTCGGTGATCTGCTGACCCTGCGCGGCGCCCAGTTCATCGGTGCCGGGTACAATATCGACAATATTCGCGGCGAAGGCCGGACTGTCTGCACCAACCATGCATGGGGTGCCGCTTTCCGTGGTTACGGCGGACCTGAAGCCGAATTCCCCTCTGAGACACTGATGGATGAACTGGCTGAAAAGCTCGGTATGGACCCCTTGGAGCTTCGCTACAAGAACATATATCGTGAAGGTTCCACGACTCCCACGGGTTGTGATCCCGAGGTGTATTCCCTGCCTGAGATGTTCGACATTCTTCGTCCCAAGTACGAGGAAGCCAAGAAAAAGACTGCCGCCAACTCCACCGCTGAAATCAAACGCGGTGTGGGTATCGCCCTTGGTGTATACGGCTCCGGTCTTGACGGCCCGGACACCGCTGAAGCAGATGTTCGCCTGAACGAAGACGGCACTGTGACGGTCCTGACCTGTTGGCATGACCATGGACAGGGCGCCGACATGGGCGTGCTGGGTACAGCGCATGAATCCCTGCGTCCTCTGGGCCTTGCCCCTGACCAGATTCATTTGATCCTGAATGACACCCGCTACTGCCCCAACGGCGGTCCGGCTGGTGGCTCCCGCTCTCAGGTTGTTGTAGGCAACTCCATCAAGGTCGGCTGCGAAATGCTGATGAGCGCCATGCTCAAGCCTGACGGGTCCTATCGCACTTATCAGGAAATGATTGATGAGAACATTGACCCTGTCCAGCATGGCAAGTGGACCGCTCCGGCCAATGATTGTGATGAAAACGGTCAGGGCAAACCCTTTGCCTGTTACATGTATGGTCTGTGCATGGCCGAAGTGGCCGTTGAAATCGCCACTGGTCAGACCACGGTTGAGAAGATCACCTTCATTGCCGACATCGGCAAGGTCAACAACGTCCTGGTCGTTGATGGCCAGATCTACGGCGGTGTTGCCCAGGGTATCGGTCTGGCCCTGTCTGAAGATTATGAGGACATCAAGAAGCACTCCACCATGAAGGGTGCCGGATTCCCGTACATCAAGCAGATTCCGGACGATATCGAGATCATCTATGTCGAGACTCCGCGTCCTGACGGTCCGCATGGCGCCTCCGGCGTTGGCGAAGTCCCGCTGTGTTCTCCGCATCCGGCGATCCTCAACGGTATCTATAACGCATGCGGTGTCCGCATCCGTGAGCTGCCCGCTTTGCCTGAAAAGGTGCTGGCCGGTTTGAAAGGTTAA